The following are encoded together in the Pleurocapsa sp. FMAR1 genome:
- a CDS encoding response regulator — protein sequence MCFYKGRDILVVDDYEDNLLLIQFIFEALGCKVRTACNGKHGLIKIEQACPDLIILDLMMPDISGIEFMKCLKDSGWSDIPVLLLTANVSVDRQAAKDANSICYKPIDINDLTKEAGTLLAYQNLPR from the coding sequence ATGTGTTTTTATAAAGGTCGAGACATACTTGTAGTTGACGATTACGAAGACAATTTACTTTTAATCCAGTTTATCTTTGAGGCATTAGGATGTAAAGTAAGGACTGCCTGCAATGGCAAACATGGACTCATAAAAATCGAGCAAGCCTGCCCCGATTTGATTATTTTAGATTTGATGATGCCAGATATATCGGGGATTGAATTTATGAAATGTCTGAAAGATAGTGGCTGGTCGGATATTCCTGTTTTACTCTTGACTGCAAACGTTAGTGTCGATCGCCAAGCTGCCAAAGATGCCAATAGTATTTGCTATAAACCTATTGATATCAATGATTTAACTAAAGAAGCTGGAACATTATTGGCTTATCAGAATTTGCCCAGATAA
- a CDS encoding CHAT domain-containing protein codes for MLRKIFIKISHRWFYFLIFGIIAIAIILTNAQPLKSQTVAEEKPPAKDLVDLGAFSDMIANAENRWENDYEGYFQRNFASSSRSAWQIAGHLNEISESTGIKPAVIWMMPQDDFLHLMLITPDRQFINKEIRAAKLDRLTLRIEELESEITDTLSLDYLPPARILYQWLFKPLEPYLEAEKIDTLLLCTGSSLRSLPFAALHDGEKFVIEKYNLALIPAFNLTDTSYKPGTDKKVLAMGASEFKDLPSLPGVEVELNTIVPKLWSGLKIVDKKFTIQNLKKAHQQGGFDIIHIASHSRFSSGSPEYSYIQFSDRKLSLEELADLKLKLPPVDLLVLSACETALGDKDAEFGFAGLAMQAGVKSALASLWNINDAGTVVLMSEFYQQLKSSPVKAEALRQAQINMLQKKVFVEGTEVRGSKVEIDLPDNITEAESQNFDHPYYWAGFTLIGNPW; via the coding sequence ATGCTGCGAAAAATATTTATAAAAATAAGCCATAGATGGTTCTATTTCTTAATTTTTGGCATAATTGCGATCGCAATTATTCTTACCAATGCCCAGCCACTAAAATCTCAAACTGTTGCTGAGGAAAAGCCACCAGCAAAAGACCTGGTAGATTTAGGGGCGTTTTCTGACATGATTGCCAATGCAGAGAACAGATGGGAAAACGATTACGAAGGCTATTTTCAACGCAACTTTGCTAGTAGTTCTCGCTCTGCCTGGCAAATTGCTGGACATTTAAATGAAATCAGCGAGTCAACGGGGATCAAACCAGCAGTTATTTGGATGATGCCTCAAGATGATTTCTTGCATTTAATGTTGATTACTCCCGATCGCCAGTTTATAAATAAAGAAATTAGGGCTGCCAAACTTGACAGGTTAACTTTAAGAATTGAAGAATTAGAGTCAGAAATTACCGATACTCTATCCTTGGACTATTTACCTCCAGCGAGGATACTTTACCAATGGCTGTTTAAACCTTTAGAGCCATATTTAGAAGCAGAAAAAATTGATACTTTACTACTTTGTACGGGTTCTAGCTTACGATCTCTTCCTTTTGCTGCACTCCACGACGGAGAAAAGTTTGTGATTGAGAAGTACAATCTGGCTCTTATTCCAGCATTTAATCTGACTGATACTAGCTATAAACCTGGAACAGATAAAAAGGTTCTGGCAATGGGAGCATCAGAGTTTAAAGACTTACCATCTTTGCCAGGGGTAGAGGTAGAGCTAAATACTATTGTGCCTAAGTTATGGTCTGGACTAAAGATAGTTGACAAAAAATTTACTATTCAAAATCTCAAAAAAGCTCATCAGCAAGGAGGTTTTGATATTATTCATATTGCCTCCCACTCCAGGTTTAGTTCAGGTTCACCAGAGTATTCATATATACAGTTTAGCGATCGCAAATTAAGTTTAGAAGAGCTTGCTGATTTAAAATTAAAATTGCCACCAGTAGATTTATTAGTTCTTAGTGCTTGTGAAACTGCTTTAGGGGATAAAGATGCTGAATTTGGTTTTGCAGGATTAGCTATGCAGGCGGGAGTCAAATCGGCTTTAGCAAGTTTGTGGAATATCAACGATGCTGGAACAGTTGTTTTGATGAGTGAGTTTTATCAACAGCTAAAATCAAGCCCAGTCAAAGCGGAAGCTTTAAGACAGGCTCAAATAAATATGTTGCAGAAGAAAGTTTTTGTCGAAGGAACTGAAGTCAGAGGTTCAAAAGTGGAGATAGATTTGCCTGATAACATCACCGAAGCTGAATCGCAAAATTTCGATCACCCCTATTACTGGGCAGGATTTACTCTTATTGGTAATCCATGGTAG
- a CDS encoding alpha/beta fold hydrolase — MSDRWTRKQIQFNNFAISYQEGGQTAGETILFIHGWGISTEPYQDCLEALAEKYWVIAPDLPGFGRSTCDRSLSSYQTYANCLLQLIDCLNLNKFQLMGHSFGGGVALALAAAIPDRVSSLIAINSTGIPMISLFETIKGRFAELPQQLDLSGWINFSIVMQALGHNAIFHSQHCIEGAQIAFNEDLRPWLNQLRLPCLILWSDRDYFTPIKIGYALAEAIPNAKLQIIPDAYHEWCMMQPKTLADIAFDFFQSIKSQFTVNYESA; from the coding sequence ATGAGCGATCGCTGGACGAGAAAACAAATACAGTTTAATAACTTTGCTATCTCTTATCAAGAAGGGGGGCAAACGGCTGGTGAAACGATCTTATTCATCCATGGTTGGGGTATATCTACTGAACCGTACCAAGATTGTTTAGAGGCTTTGGCTGAAAAATACTGGGTCATTGCTCCAGATTTACCTGGATTTGGGCGTTCTACTTGCGATCGCTCTTTATCGAGCTATCAAACTTATGCTAACTGCCTTCTACAACTAATCGATTGCTTGAACCTTAATAAATTTCAGCTTATGGGACATTCCTTTGGAGGCGGAGTGGCACTGGCGTTGGCTGCTGCTATTCCCGATCGAGTTAGTAGTTTAATCGCGATTAACAGTACGGGTATACCGATGATTTCTTTATTTGAGACTATTAAAGGAAGATTCGCCGAACTACCGCAACAATTAGATCTCTCAGGCTGGATAAACTTTTCAATAGTCATGCAAGCTTTGGGACATAATGCAATCTTCCACAGTCAACATTGTATCGAAGGGGCGCAAATTGCTTTTAATGAAGATCTTAGACCCTGGTTGAACCAATTAAGACTTCCTTGCTTAATTTTATGGAGCGATCGAGATTATTTTACGCCCATAAAAATTGGCTACGCCCTAGCAGAAGCAATTCCCAATGCCAAATTGCAAATTATTCCTGATGCCTACCATGAGTGGTGCATGATGCAGCCAAAAACTTTGGCAGATATAGCTTTTGATTTTTTTCAATCAATAAAATCTCAATTTACAGTTAACTATGAATCAGCATAA
- a CDS encoding 2-phospho-L-lactate transferase CofD family protein — MSEIRDAIALAKVPRIYVCNIMTQPGETDGYSVSEHIKAIDKACDQKLFGEVIVLIVNLSTQQP, encoded by the coding sequence GTGTCAGAGATAAGAGATGCGATCGCCCTAGCAAAAGTTCCTCGTATTTATGTCTGCAATATTATGACCCAGCCTGGGGAGACTGATGGATATAGTGTCTCAGAACATATTAAAGCGATCGACAAAGCCTGTGATCAAAAACTATTTGGTGAAGTAATTGTGTTAATAGTCAACCTCTCTACTCAGCAGCCTTAG
- a CDS encoding SDR family oxidoreductase, translated as MTAEMEEMLINATPMARRGTPEEMAVCAFITWDEVSYVTGALWLADGGVTVAKGGVGKQTPEELRELPQGKLRLDHS; from the coding sequence ATGACTGCCGAAATGGAAGAAATGTTAATTAATGCTACGCCCATGGCAAGAAGAGGTACACCAGAAGAAATGGCAGTCTGCGCTTTTATCACCTGGGATGAGGTAAGCTATGTTACAGGAGCATTATGGCTAGCTGATGGTGGCGTAACTGTAGCTAAAGGCGGTGTCGGTAAGCAAACCCCTGAAGAGTTGCGAGAATTACCTCAAGGAAAACTGCGTTTGGATCATTCCTAA
- a CDS encoding CobW family GTP-binding protein, whose product MTSVNTQVQAPSDMDMSKGGLPVTIITGFLGSGKTTLLNHILTNQAGIKTAVLVNEFGEIGIDNELIVTTDENMVELNNGCICCTINEDLVNAVYKILEREEKIDYLVVETTGLADPLPVALTFLGTELRDMTRLDSIVTMVDCANFSLDLFNSEAAQSQIQYGDVIVLNKTDLVDEADVDALEVRLKDMKKDARILRTQNSQVSLPLILSVGLFESDKYYEQTESAEHEHDHEHHDHDHHDHHHDHHDHDHHLENDGFSSMSFQFDKPLAIRKFQYFLDNQLPENIFRAKGILWFDESPKRHIFHLSGKRFTLEDEEWQGEKKNLLVLIGQNLDEETLRQQINNCVCLPKSDRAKGFGK is encoded by the coding sequence ATGACATCTGTTAATACTCAAGTTCAAGCACCTTCTGACATGGATATGTCTAAAGGAGGTTTGCCCGTTACTATTATTACTGGTTTTCTTGGTAGCGGTAAAACAACACTACTCAACCATATTCTGACCAACCAAGCAGGAATTAAAACCGCAGTCTTAGTCAATGAATTTGGTGAAATTGGCATTGATAATGAGCTAATTGTTACTACCGATGAAAACATGGTCGAGTTAAATAACGGCTGTATCTGCTGCACCATTAACGAAGACCTAGTTAACGCCGTTTACAAAATACTTGAACGAGAAGAAAAAATTGATTACCTAGTAGTAGAGACAACCGGATTAGCCGATCCGCTACCTGTGGCGTTGACCTTTTTGGGAACAGAATTGCGGGACATGACTCGCCTTGATTCAATTGTAACTATGGTAGACTGCGCTAACTTTAGCCTCGATCTATTTAATAGCGAAGCTGCACAAAGTCAGATTCAATATGGTGATGTGATTGTTCTTAATAAAACTGACTTGGTAGATGAAGCAGATGTAGATGCTTTAGAAGTCAGACTTAAAGATATGAAAAAAGATGCGCGTATTCTGCGTACTCAAAACTCTCAGGTATCTCTTCCCCTGATTTTAAGCGTTGGTTTGTTTGAGTCTGACAAATATTATGAACAGACTGAATCAGCCGAACACGAACACGATCATGAACACCACGATCATGATCATCACGATCACCATCATGACCATCACGATCATGACCATCACTTAGAAAATGACGGTTTTTCCTCCATGTCATTTCAGTTTGATAAACCCTTAGCCATTCGCAAATTCCAGTACTTTCTAGACAATCAGTTACCAGAAAATATTTTTCGCGCTAAAGGTATTTTGTGGTTTGATGAAAGTCCTAAACGCCATATTTTTCACCTTAGTGGTAAGCGATTTACTCTAGAGGACGAAGAATGGCAAGGCGAAAAGAAAAATCTGCTAGTTCTGATTGGTCAAAATCTAGATGAAGAAACCCTCCGCCAACAAATTAATAATTGCGTATGTCTGCCAAAAAGCGATCGCGCTAAAGGCTTTGGGAAATAA
- a CDS encoding PAS domain-containing hybrid sensor histidine kinase/response regulator, with translation MKNLNITSNSSAAVGIMFQLADGTIQTCNAEASKILGYGVEQLIGADFLEISWQTIHQDGSVFFPETYPAIASLRTGQAYSDVIMGFYQPSGDLIWLSIDTLPLFKANNTEPYGVEVTLTDVTQDISAKIPPRTLPKARSSQTVTSRLPTDSLPEVVYVFDVIKQENVYINSQAYESLGYSPKQILEMGADFVTQVMHPEDLAKFPAHIARLHRSKEGEVLKLEYRMRHQNGEWRWFCSQDRVHSRTADNSLQQILGIARDISDRKQTEKALQQSKDELKLITEVIPQHIWTVLPNGEVDYFNQRWLEYTGIALEGTLDSGWLSVVHPEDISIVKQTWAESVSSAKKYSVKARLRGADGIYRWFIVRAIPLHNEQGEIVKWYGTNTSITKIKQLEEKLVKQTEDLINANRLKDEFLAIVSHELRTPLNPILGWSQLLLSGKLDADKTAQGIAIIEKNAKLQSQLINDLLDVSRILRGKLDLNKNPLNLELVIRSALTTVQLAAEAKSIQVETRFEPNIGQVLGDANRLQQIVWNLVSNAIKFTSEGGRVTVTLESDNQYALIQVTDTGKGIEPEFITHVFERFRQAESSSTREFGGLGLGLAIVRQLSELHGGTVAVSSPGLGRGATFSVRLPLINAPSVEQTEIDNETIDRAVQANHFNGIKIMVVDDDADSLDILTLVLEQEGAEVRSASSAESTLEAFSESTPDLIISDIGMPTTDGYTLITQLRALPQGKNLPAIALTAYAGDGDRQRSMDAGFQKHLSKPINIPELITTIILLMQLSN, from the coding sequence GTGAAGAATTTAAACATTACTTCTAATTCCAGCGCAGCAGTCGGAATAATGTTTCAGCTTGCCGATGGTACTATTCAAACTTGTAATGCTGAAGCCAGTAAAATTCTAGGCTACGGTGTCGAGCAATTGATTGGGGCGGACTTCTTAGAGATATCATGGCAGACAATTCATCAAGACGGTTCTGTTTTTTTTCCTGAAACCTATCCTGCGATCGCTTCGTTAAGGACGGGTCAAGCTTATTCTGATGTAATTATGGGCTTTTATCAGCCTAGCGGAGACTTAATTTGGTTATCAATCGATACCCTGCCTCTATTTAAAGCTAACAATACCGAGCCTTATGGAGTAGAGGTAACTTTGACGGATGTTACTCAAGATATTAGTGCGAAAATTCCCCCCAGAACTCTACCAAAAGCAAGATCGTCACAGACTGTAACTAGTAGGCTACCAACAGATTCTCTTCCAGAGGTCGTATACGTCTTTGATGTCATCAAACAGGAGAATGTATATATCAATTCCCAAGCTTATGAATCTCTTGGCTATTCTCCTAAACAGATATTGGAGATGGGTGCAGACTTTGTAACTCAGGTAATGCACCCTGAAGATTTAGCTAAATTTCCCGCCCATATAGCTAGACTTCATCGTTCAAAAGAGGGAGAGGTGTTAAAGCTTGAATATCGAATGCGCCATCAAAACGGCGAGTGGCGTTGGTTTTGCAGTCAAGATCGGGTACATAGCCGTACAGCAGATAATTCGCTACAGCAAATATTGGGTATTGCTAGAGATATTAGCGATCGCAAACAAACAGAAAAAGCACTACAGCAGAGTAAAGATGAACTCAAGCTGATTACCGAAGTCATTCCCCAGCATATTTGGACGGTATTACCCAATGGCGAAGTAGACTATTTCAATCAACGCTGGCTAGAATATACGGGAATTGCTTTAGAAGGCACGCTTGACAGCGGTTGGTTAAGCGTCGTACATCCTGAAGATATATCTATAGTTAAGCAAACATGGGCTGAATCGGTAAGTTCAGCCAAAAAATACAGTGTAAAGGCTCGCTTGCGCGGTGCAGACGGCATATATCGCTGGTTTATAGTTAGAGCTATACCATTACATAACGAACAGGGAGAAATTGTTAAATGGTATGGTACGAATACTAGCATTACTAAAATCAAACAATTAGAAGAAAAACTCGTCAAGCAAACCGAAGATTTAATTAATGCCAATCGACTTAAAGATGAGTTTTTGGCAATTGTCTCTCATGAACTGCGTACCCCTCTCAATCCCATCTTAGGCTGGTCACAACTGCTTTTAAGTGGCAAACTTGATGCAGATAAAACGGCACAGGGAATAGCAATAATTGAAAAGAATGCTAAGTTACAGTCGCAACTAATTAATGATTTATTGGATGTTTCGCGTATTCTACGAGGTAAGCTTGACCTTAATAAAAACCCTCTTAATTTAGAATTAGTAATCAGATCGGCATTAACAACGGTTCAATTAGCAGCAGAGGCTAAATCAATTCAGGTTGAGACTAGATTTGAACCCAATATCGGACAGGTTTTAGGAGATGCAAACCGTCTGCAACAGATAGTCTGGAATCTTGTTTCTAATGCGATTAAGTTTACTTCAGAGGGCGGACGGGTAACTGTTACCTTAGAGAGTGATAACCAATACGCATTAATTCAGGTTACAGATACGGGTAAGGGAATTGAACCTGAGTTTATAACTCATGTCTTCGAGCGTTTTCGTCAAGCAGAAAGTAGCAGTACCCGTGAATTTGGTGGATTGGGTTTGGGTTTGGCAATTGTGCGCCAACTAAGCGAACTACATGGCGGTACAGTAGCCGTATCAAGTCCTGGTTTGGGTCGAGGAGCAACCTTTAGCGTCAGATTACCATTAATTAATGCACCATCAGTAGAGCAAACGGAAATAGATAACGAAACTATCGATCGCGCGGTTCAAGCAAATCATTTTAACGGTATCAAAATTATGGTGGTAGATGATGATGCAGACTCCCTCGATATATTAACCTTAGTTTTAGAACAAGAAGGTGCAGAAGTAAGATCGGCAAGTTCGGCAGAATCAACCTTAGAAGCTTTTAGTGAATCGACTCCCGATCTGATTATTAGCGATATCGGAATGCCTACAACTGATGGCTACACTCTGATAACTCAATTACGCGCTTTACCTCAAGGGAAAAATCTACCAGCGATCGCACTTACGGCTTATGCGGGAGACGGCGATCGACAACGCTCTATGGATGCTGGTTTCCAAAAGCATCTTTCTAAGCCAATTAATATTCCCGAATTAATTACTACAATAATTTTGCTAATGCAGTTAAGTAATTAA
- a CDS encoding UPF0182 family membrane protein, with product MQLRQKAIATIVLIAVVGLTLTSTLVHLLTESWWFDAVGFADVFWTRITWQIALWVATFAIYGLFIWFNYWLANRFTRGSSFSFLAGTEFEPYTKTIANLSALVVAFIVAISAASASAKFWSTSLKFVNATDYNRADPIYSKDVGFYLFKLPFYQGLQTWLFTLLVSGLLIAIAVYLSKGVIGISFTLPNLGGKKLTGQKLKFERQWQSNFQNRQKAHIILLLAAIAMVTAIDFWLKRYDLLYSADGVVWGAGYTDTHARLFSYWVMGIGALVLGGFLILAVWLRRPKLPLYGVVAYILILFLVNGIYPELQQKFSVEPNELDKELPYIKNSLAFTREAYSLEAIDTQNYPVANNLTNEVLQQQQGTIQNIRLWDYRPLLSTYRQLQEIRPYYSFNDVDIDRYTLDGNYRQVMLSPRELDYERVPQRAKTWVNQRLKYTHGYGLVMSPVNKVTEDGLPKLFIQNIPPVSEVDLQVKAPAIYYGELTDDYIFTGTTTPEFDFPQGNANAFTQYDGVGGVPMAGFIRKLAYAYDLGSLKILISNYFTNDSRIHYYRQIKERVSHVAPFLQLDSDPYIALIDGRLQWIIDAYTKSDRFPYAEPVEPGINYIRNSVKVLVDAKDGTMQFLAVDENEPVLATYRKIFPKLFQSQASIPPQVREHFRYPLDLFKMQAKMYLAYHMNDPQVFYNREDLWRFATENYEGNQQAVEPYYQIMNLPGESKEEFALILPFTPVSKDNMIAWMAARSDGENYGSMLLYEFPKQKLIYGPFQIEARIDQNPDISQQLTLWSQKGSRVIRGDLLVIPIDDSLLYVEPVYLRAEQGELPELRRVIVAYDKEVVMRPNLEEALTALFGNEDIPQIAQPSQPSTPINADSNLVQQAAEALGKAETAQREGNWAEYGRYQQQLKQIIQQLQE from the coding sequence ATGCAACTTCGACAAAAGGCGATCGCAACTATTGTTTTAATCGCAGTAGTCGGTTTAACTCTCACCTCTACCCTGGTTCATTTATTAACCGAATCATGGTGGTTTGATGCCGTGGGTTTTGCCGATGTATTCTGGACGAGAATTACCTGGCAAATTGCGCTTTGGGTTGCTACCTTCGCTATTTATGGTTTATTTATCTGGTTCAATTATTGGTTAGCTAATCGGTTTACTCGCGGTAGCTCTTTTAGCTTTTTAGCAGGTACAGAATTCGAGCCATATACCAAGACTATCGCTAACTTATCGGCTTTAGTTGTTGCTTTTATAGTGGCAATAAGTGCTGCTAGTGCCAGTGCCAAATTTTGGTCAACCAGCCTTAAGTTTGTTAACGCCACTGACTATAACCGCGCCGATCCGATCTATAGCAAAGATGTCGGATTTTATCTGTTTAAACTGCCTTTCTATCAAGGTTTGCAGACATGGTTGTTTACCTTATTAGTATCGGGGCTGTTAATTGCGATCGCCGTTTATTTATCTAAAGGCGTAATCGGCATCAGCTTTACCCTGCCAAACCTTGGAGGTAAAAAGCTCACAGGACAAAAACTAAAGTTTGAACGTCAGTGGCAAAGTAATTTTCAAAATAGACAGAAAGCTCATATTATTTTACTGTTAGCTGCGATCGCCATGGTCACTGCGATCGACTTCTGGCTCAAGCGTTACGACTTGCTCTATTCTGCCGATGGTGTAGTTTGGGGGGCTGGCTATACCGATACCCACGCTAGACTGTTTTCCTATTGGGTAATGGGAATTGGTGCGTTAGTTCTGGGGGGATTTTTAATTTTAGCCGTATGGTTACGTCGTCCAAAGCTGCCTCTTTATGGCGTTGTTGCATATATATTGATTCTCTTTTTAGTCAACGGGATTTATCCAGAGTTGCAGCAAAAGTTTAGTGTTGAACCAAACGAACTAGATAAGGAATTGCCCTATATCAAAAATAGCTTGGCGTTTACGCGAGAGGCATACAGCTTAGAAGCGATTGATACTCAAAACTATCCCGTCGCCAATAACCTGACTAACGAAGTGTTACAGCAGCAACAGGGAACAATCCAAAATATTCGCCTCTGGGACTATCGCCCGCTTCTCAGTACCTATCGTCAACTGCAAGAAATTCGCCCCTACTACTCGTTCAACGATGTTGATATCGATCGCTATACTCTAGATGGTAACTACCGTCAGGTAATGTTATCTCCCAGAGAATTAGACTACGAACGAGTTCCCCAACGAGCAAAAACCTGGGTCAACCAACGGCTTAAATATACTCACGGTTACGGACTGGTAATGAGTCCCGTCAATAAAGTGACAGAGGATGGTTTACCAAAATTATTTATTCAAAATATTCCTCCCGTATCCGAAGTAGATCTACAGGTTAAAGCCCCTGCCATCTATTATGGTGAATTAACGGATGACTATATCTTTACAGGCACTACTACTCCAGAGTTTGACTTTCCCCAAGGAAATGCAAATGCCTTTACTCAATACGATGGTGTAGGTGGTGTCCCGATGGCTGGTTTTATTCGTAAGCTAGCTTATGCCTACGATTTGGGTAGCTTAAAGATTCTAATTTCTAACTATTTCACCAATGATTCCCGCATTCACTACTATCGCCAAATAAAAGAGCGTGTAAGCCATGTCGCCCCTTTCTTACAGTTAGATAGCGATCCTTATATTGCGCTAATTGACGGTAGGTTGCAGTGGATAATCGATGCCTATACCAAGAGCGATCGCTTTCCCTATGCCGAACCAGTTGAGCCAGGAATCAACTACATTCGTAATTCCGTTAAAGTTTTAGTGGATGCTAAAGACGGCACCATGCAGTTTTTGGCTGTTGATGAAAACGAACCCGTCTTGGCTACCTACCGTAAAATATTTCCCAAACTTTTTCAAAGTCAAGCAAGTATTCCTCCCCAGGTAAGAGAGCATTTTCGCTATCCTTTGGATCTATTTAAAATGCAGGCGAAGATGTATCTGGCATATCACATGAACGATCCCCAGGTATTCTATAACCGCGAGGATCTCTGGCGTTTTGCCACCGAAAACTACGAAGGAAATCAACAGGCGGTCGAGCCTTACTATCAAATCATGAATTTGCCAGGGGAATCAAAAGAAGAGTTTGCGCTAATTTTGCCCTTCACTCCCGTCAGCAAAGACAACATGATTGCCTGGATGGCTGCCCGTTCTGATGGTGAAAACTATGGCAGTATGCTGCTGTATGAGTTTCCTAAACAGAAACTAATTTATGGACCTTTTCAGATCGAGGCGAGAATCGATCAAAACCCCGATATATCCCAGCAGTTAACCCTTTGGAGTCAAAAAGGTTCGCGGGTAATTCGCGGCGATCTATTAGTAATTCCCATCGATGATTCTTTACTCTATGTTGAACCTGTTTATTTACGCGCCGAACAAGGGGAACTACCAGAGTTGAGAAGAGTTATTGTTGCTTACGATAAGGAAGTAGTCATGCGTCCTAATTTAGAAGAGGCTTTAACCGCACTATTTGGCAATGAAGATATTCCCCAAATAGCTCAACCATCTCAACCATCAACCCCCATAAATGCCGATTCAAATCTGGTTCAACAGGCAGCAGAGGCTCTTGGAAAGGCAGAAACAGCACAGCGTGAGGGCAATTGGGCAGAATATGGTCGCTATCAACAGCAGCTTAAACAGATAATTCAGCAGCTACAAGAATAA
- a CDS encoding thioredoxin family protein has protein sequence MPSVVNETNFQQEVLEASHPVLVHFWTPWCGLCKLIKPMLERIQGDSDRVVKLVAINADENFKLANFYRLKSLPTIMLFDNGELVEKLDGFNSRDRLRIALERLMNNTLSLS, from the coding sequence ATGCCATCCGTAGTTAATGAAACCAATTTTCAACAGGAGGTTTTAGAGGCTTCACATCCTGTTTTGGTACATTTTTGGACTCCTTGGTGCGGTTTGTGTAAACTAATTAAGCCAATGCTAGAAAGAATTCAGGGAGACAGTGATCGAGTAGTTAAATTAGTTGCTATTAATGCTGACGAAAATTTCAAATTAGCCAATTTCTATCGCCTGAAAAGCTTGCCGACTATCATGCTATTTGACAATGGCGAATTAGTAGAGAAGTTAGATGGCTTTAATAGTCGCGATCGCCTTCGCATTGCTTTAGAAAGATTGATGAACAACACTTTATCTCTTTCTTAG